One stretch of Malus domestica chromosome 14, GDT2T_hap1 DNA includes these proteins:
- the LOC103433258 gene encoding protein CIA1-like: MELVKELREIQTLQGHTDRVWSLAWNPATGVAGIPLSFASCSGDKTVRIWEQNPSTSSWDCKAVLDETHTRTVRSCAWSPSGKLLATASFDATTAIWENVGGDYECVASLEGHENEVKSVCWNPSGSMLTTCGRDKSVWVWEVLPGNEFDCVSVLQGHTQDVKMVQWHPTRNLIFSCSYDNTVKIWADDGDDDDWACVQTLGETNNGHSSTVWALSFNASGDKMVTCSDDLTLKIWGSDDTKMPADGFAPWRHLCTLSGYHDRTIFSVHWSRDNIIASGAADDAIRFFVENDEQDGLVDGPSYKLLLRKENAHDMDINSVQWSPGEDQFLASAADDGTIKIWELTSDSC, from the exons ATGGAGTTAGTGAAGGAGCTCCGAGAGATTCAGACGCTACAGGGCCACACTGATAGGGTATGGAGCCTCGCCTGGAATCCGGCCACGGGTGTCGCCGGAATCCCCCTTTCCTTCGCTTCCTGCAGCGGCGATAAGACCGTTCGTATTTGGGAACAAAACCCCTCAACTTCTTCTTGGGATTGCAAG GCAGTCCTGGATGAAACACACACCAGAACCGTCCGATCGTGCGCTTGGTCCCCATCTGGGAAGTTATTGGCCACTGCAAGCTTCGATGCCACTACTGCAATTTGGGAAAATGTTGGGGGCGATTATGAATGTGTTGCCAGTCTAGAG GGTCATGAAAACGAAGTGAAAAGTGTGTGTTGGAATCCATCTGGGTCTATGCTTACGACTTGCGGTCGAGATAAAAGTGTATGGGTATGGGAAGTGCTGCCCGGGAACGAGTTCGACTGTGTTTCAGTTTTGCAAGGCCATACACAAGATGTGAAGATGGTTCAGTGGCATCCCACTAGGAATCTTATATTTTCTTGTAGCTATGATAACACTGTCAAG ATATGGGCTGATGATGGTGACGATGATGATTGGGCATGTGTTCAAACATTAGGTGAAACTAACAA TGGTCACTCTTCTACTGTCTGGGCTCTATCATTTAATGCCAGTGGAGACAAGATGGTTACCTGCAG TGATGATCTCACTCTAAAGATATGGGGATCAGACGATACAAAGATGCCTGCTGATGGTTTTGCACCTTG GCGACATCTTTGCACTCTTTCAGGTTATCATGACCGGACAATATTTTCAGTTCATTGGTCAAG GGACAATATCATAGCCAGTGGAGCTGCAGATGATGCAATAAGATTTTTCGTGGAGAATGATGAACAAGATGGTTTG GTTGATGGGCCTTCATATAAATTGCTTTTGAGGAAGGAAAATGCCCATGACATGGATATCAATTCGGTGCAATGGAGCCCCGGG GAGGATCAGTTTCTTGCTTCTGCAGCCGATGACGGGACGATTAAAATATGGGAGCTGACATCTGATAGCTGCTAA
- the LOC103427537 gene encoding uncharacterized protein isoform X2: protein MASSLHQWESDPLFPAAEVVQDSADRMESVFRSLLHELSLVQGDCPDPKLRVSIDYHKRDLATTLETAKWQLEDFERAVSFSAMAGRSQNREDVISRHKQFIGAIREQILHVEKSLEGTAIGDDAMRNTEWVNLNEQDRDGLALFLSGGNNAEPTDCQKVEDNSILRRFLDPTTPSAKDSTSGIFEHKNREIEDLNMNGVAHVDRVVESRKENNLRKVGSYNRFGEGGSWDIGNTRLKSDFTDSFPETSCNRYGGGESRDLEANEAKPESVSRTNVFGFLNTAWSVYGSRVTGSYTKRFKDGEEQSHSPSSAGVSHGAQHQGAWLYRNFKELGMGIRTKVMYLRTWLGVFRARYERSPYHIQVQRHSIQVVLIILLTLIILGILVSRLA from the exons atggcgtcGAGCTTGCACCAATGGGAGTCGGACCCTCTGTTCCCCGCAGCCGAAGTCGTCCAAGATTCCGCTGACAG gatGGAATCGGTTTTCCGCTCTCTGCTGCATGAGCTCAGTCTTGTTCAAGGTGACTGTCCAGACCCAAAGTTACGTGTGTCAATAGATTATCACAAACGTGATCTTGCTACAACACTTGAAACTGCAAAGTGGCAG TTGGAAGATTTTGAAAGAGCGGTAAGCTTTTCAGCTATGGCAGGAAGGTCTCAAAATCGGGAGGATGTAATTTCAAGACACAAACAGTTTATAGGAGCCATTAGGGAACAAATACTTCATGTGGAGAAGAGCTTGGAGGGTACAGCTATAGGAGATGATGCCATGAGAAATACAGAGTGGGTTAACTTGAATGAACAAGATAGAGATGGTTTGGCATTGTTCCTTTCTGGGGGAAATAATGCCGAGCCCACTGATTGTCAAAAAGTGGAAGACAACAGTATCTTGAGAAGATTTCTTGATCCAACCACACCTAGTGCTAAAGACAGCACTTCTGGTATCTTTGAGCACAAAAACAGAGAAATTGAGGACTTGAATATGAATGGAGTGGCGCATGTGGACCGTGTTGTTGAATCTAGAAAGGAGAACAACTTGAGGAAAGTTGGTTCTTATAACAGATTCGGTGAAGGTGGGAGTTGGGACATTGGCAATACAAGGTTGAAATCTGATTTTACAGATTCTTTTCCAGAGACCTCTTGTAACAGATATGGAGGTGGTGAGAGTCGGGATCTGGAAGCTAACGAAGCCAAACCTGAAAGCGTCAGCAGAACAAACGTATTTGGGTTCTTAAATACGGCATGGAGTGTTTATGGGAGTAGGGTAACTGGGAGCTATACAAAGAGATTTAAAGATGGAGAAGAACAAAGTCATTCCCCATCAAGTGCTGGTGTTTCTCATGGCGCACAG CATCAGGGAGCGTGGTTGTATAGAAATTTCAAAGAGTTGGGTATGGGGATTCGGACAAAAGTAATGTACTTACGGACCTGGCTTGGTGTATTTAGGGCAAGATATGAAAGATCACCTTATCACATTCAAGTTCAGCGGCATTCTATTCAAGTGGTGTTGATAATACTACTTACGCTCATTATTTTAG GCATACTGGTGTCCCGGCTTGCTTAA
- the LOC103427537 gene encoding uncharacterized protein isoform X1, whose protein sequence is MASSLHQWESDPLFPAAEVVQDSADRMESVFRSLLHELSLVQGDCPDPKLRVSIDYHKRDLATTLETAKWQLEDFERAVSFSAMAGRSQNREDVISRHKQFIGAIREQILHVEKSLEGTAIGDDAMRNTEWVNLNEQDRDGLALFLSGGNNAEPTDCQKVEDNSILRRFLDPTTPSAKDSTSGIFEHKNREIEDLNMNGVAHVDRVVESRKENNLRKVGSYNRFGEGGSWDIGNTRLKSDFTDSFPETSCNRYGGGESRDLEANEAKPESVSRTNVFGFLNTAWSVYGSRVTGSYTKRFKDGEEQSHSPSSAGVSHGAQGQHQGAWLYRNFKELGMGIRTKVMYLRTWLGVFRARYERSPYHIQVQRHSIQVVLIILLTLIILGILVSRLA, encoded by the exons atggcgtcGAGCTTGCACCAATGGGAGTCGGACCCTCTGTTCCCCGCAGCCGAAGTCGTCCAAGATTCCGCTGACAG gatGGAATCGGTTTTCCGCTCTCTGCTGCATGAGCTCAGTCTTGTTCAAGGTGACTGTCCAGACCCAAAGTTACGTGTGTCAATAGATTATCACAAACGTGATCTTGCTACAACACTTGAAACTGCAAAGTGGCAG TTGGAAGATTTTGAAAGAGCGGTAAGCTTTTCAGCTATGGCAGGAAGGTCTCAAAATCGGGAGGATGTAATTTCAAGACACAAACAGTTTATAGGAGCCATTAGGGAACAAATACTTCATGTGGAGAAGAGCTTGGAGGGTACAGCTATAGGAGATGATGCCATGAGAAATACAGAGTGGGTTAACTTGAATGAACAAGATAGAGATGGTTTGGCATTGTTCCTTTCTGGGGGAAATAATGCCGAGCCCACTGATTGTCAAAAAGTGGAAGACAACAGTATCTTGAGAAGATTTCTTGATCCAACCACACCTAGTGCTAAAGACAGCACTTCTGGTATCTTTGAGCACAAAAACAGAGAAATTGAGGACTTGAATATGAATGGAGTGGCGCATGTGGACCGTGTTGTTGAATCTAGAAAGGAGAACAACTTGAGGAAAGTTGGTTCTTATAACAGATTCGGTGAAGGTGGGAGTTGGGACATTGGCAATACAAGGTTGAAATCTGATTTTACAGATTCTTTTCCAGAGACCTCTTGTAACAGATATGGAGGTGGTGAGAGTCGGGATCTGGAAGCTAACGAAGCCAAACCTGAAAGCGTCAGCAGAACAAACGTATTTGGGTTCTTAAATACGGCATGGAGTGTTTATGGGAGTAGGGTAACTGGGAGCTATACAAAGAGATTTAAAGATGGAGAAGAACAAAGTCATTCCCCATCAAGTGCTGGTGTTTCTCATGGCGCACAG GGTCAGCATCAGGGAGCGTGGTTGTATAGAAATTTCAAAGAGTTGGGTATGGGGATTCGGACAAAAGTAATGTACTTACGGACCTGGCTTGGTGTATTTAGGGCAAGATATGAAAGATCACCTTATCACATTCAAGTTCAGCGGCATTCTATTCAAGTGGTGTTGATAATACTACTTACGCTCATTATTTTAG GCATACTGGTGTCCCGGCTTGCTTAA
- the LOC103433262 gene encoding 1-(5-phosphoribosyl)-5-[(5-phosphoribosylamino)methylideneamino] imidazole-4-carboxamide isomerase, chloroplastic-like, protein MKVGTFNAAFSSDVRTLHRPPSSSIFGAANCKSFTARPSMASSFTRRLSIRCAVRFRPCIDIHKGKVKQIVGSTLSDLKDDGSVLVTNFVSDKSAAEYAKMYKEDGLTGGHVIMLGADPLSRAAAIEALHAYPGGLQVGGGINSENSLNYIEEGASHVIVTSYVFNNGQMDLERLKDLVLVVGKERLVLDLSCRKRDGRYAIVTDRWQKFSDVNLDEEILNFLANYADEFLVHGVDVEGKKLGIDEELVALLGKYSPIPVTYAGGVTVMADLERIKVAGLGHVDVTVGSALDVFGGNLSYKDVVAWHAQQEALTV, encoded by the exons ATGAAAGTTGGGACCTTCAATGCCGCTTTCTCTTCCGATGTCCGTACACTTCACAGACCTCCGAGCTCTTCAATTTTCGGCGCAGCAAACTGTAAAAGTTTCACTGCCAGACCTTCCATGGCGTCCA GTTTTACCCGGCGGCTTTCGATCCGCTGCGCCGTTCGCTTCCGGCCTTGCATTGACATACACAAG GGGAAAGTGAAACAAATTGTTGGGTCTACCCTTTCTGATTTGAAGGATGATGGGTCGGTTCTTGTTACCAATTTTGTGTCGGATAAGTCTGCAGCGGAGTATGCAAAGATGTATAAAGAAGATGGGCTTACAGGTGGTCATGTTATCATGCTTGGAGCTGACCCTTTGAGTAGAGCTGCAGCCATTGAAGCTTTGCATGCCTATCCTG GTGGTTTGCAAGTAGGAGGTGGGATCAATTCAGAAAATTCTTTGAATTACATAGAAGAAGGGGCTAGCCATGTCATTGTCACTTCC TATGTATTTAACAATGGACAAATGGACCTTGAAAGGCTTAAAGATCTTGTTCTTGTTGTTGGAAAAGAGAGGCTTGTTTTAGACCTTAGCTGCAGAAAGAGG GATGGTAGATATGCAATCGTCACAGATAGATGGCAGAAGTTTAGTGATGTGAATCTTGATGAGGAAATATTGAACTTTCTTGCCAACTATGCAGACGAATTTCTGGTACATGGTGTTGATGTTGAAGGGAAAAA GCTGGGAATTGATGAGGAGCTTGTGGCATTGCTTGGAAAGTATTCACCG ATTCCTGTAACTTATGCCGGTGGTGTGACTGTAATGGCTGATTTAGAGAGGATAAAAGTGGCAGGACTGGGACATGTAGATGTAACTGTTGGCAGCGCTTTGGATGTTTTTGGAGGCAACTTGTCATACAAAGACGTCGTTGCTTGGCATGCCCAGCAGGAGGCCTTGACTGTTTAG
- the LOC103427538 gene encoding uncharacterized protein At5g03900, chloroplastic-like isoform X2 has product MLCKLSLLTLKDSWRWSQQVSDEGDVLYVFPKDYRAKLLGKSLRMRVEPVLEKAKAGVEYVARVSFGTALVASIVLVYTAIVVALSSGRSEDDNRGRRGGRSYDSGFSFYMNPFDLFWFWDPYYSRRRRVQTERVQTDDNKMNFVESIFSFVFGDGDPNQGIEEERWKLIGQYISSKGGVVAAEELSPYLDIESSRETLNDETYILPVLLRYEGQPVIDEEGNILYQFPSLQRTASSQRSGRKEYVGRRWADFVGGVNKFFQEKKWQFSNTTVSERAMVAGLGGLNLFGVIILGTILKDTRIAPAGFIKFVSSIFPLLQIYAGSFFAIPLLRWFVLLKTNADIEKRNKARQQCAQSLELPDISLRRKLLSARDMAQKTFIGQDRIVYSTDKDLVEQDYEAQEWDKRFREIEKSD; this is encoded by the exons ATGCTCTGCAAGCTCTCGCTGCTGACACTGAAGGATTCTTGGAG ATGGTCCCAACAGGTTTCGGATGAAGGTGATGTGCTCTATGTTTTCCCCAAGGATTATCGGGCGAAGCTTTTGGGAAAATCGCTTAGAATGAGAGTTGAGCCTGTGCTTGAGAAGGCAAAG GCTGGGGTTGAGTACGTAGCGAGGGTTTCATTTGGAACTGCCCTAGTTGCTTCCATTGTTCTTGTTTATACTGCAATTGTTGTTGCTCTGTCTTCTGGTAGAAG TGAAGATGACAATCGTGGAAGACGTGGAGGAAGGTCGTATGATTCAGGGTTCTCTTTTTACATGAATCCATTTGACCTCTTTTG GTTCTGGGATCCATATTACTCTAGGAGGCGGCGAGTACAAACAGAACGAGTACAAACAGATGATAACAAGATGAATTTCGTTGAATCT ATTTTCTCATTTGTATTTGGCGATGGTGATCCAAACCAAGGAATCGAAGAAGAGAGATGGAAGTTG ATCGGACAATACATATCCTCTAAAGGTGGGGTTGTTGCAGCTGAAGAGCTTTCTCCATATCTTGATATAGAATCTTCAAGGGAAACTCTg AATGATGAAACATACATCTTACCTGTTCTTTTACGGTATGAGGGTCAGCCTGTTATAGATGAAGAG GGAAATATTCTGTACCAGTTTCCATCTCTACAGCGCACAGCATCTTCTCAGAGGAGTGGAAGGAAGGAATATGTGGGGAGAAGATGGGCTGATTTTGTTGGAGGGGTTAACAAATTTTTCCAGGAGAAGAAATGGCAATTCAG TAACACTACCGTTTCTGAAAGAGCAATGGTCGCTGGACTTGGTGGACTTAATTTATTTGGGGTTATCATTCTTGGAACCATCTTAAA GGATACTAGAATTGCACCAGCTGGTTTTATTAAGTTCGTTTCTAGCATATTTCCACTACTTCAG ATTTATGCTGGTTCTTTCTTTGCAATTCCTTTGTTGCGGTGGTTCGTCCTGCTTAAGACAAACGCTGACatagaaaaaagaaataaagcaaGGCAGCAGTGTGCTCAATCCCTTGAATTGCCAGATATCTCACTTAGAAGAAAG CTCCTCAGTGCTCGGGACATGGCCCAAAAAACATTCATAGGGCAGGATAGAATTGTATATAGTACGGACAAGGATTTGGTTGAGCAAGACTATGAAGCCCAAGAATGGGATAAGAGATTTCGAGAAATAGAGAAGTCAGATTGA
- the LOC103433255 gene encoding glucosamine 6-phosphate N-acetyltransferase-like: MANSEEHNFQVRKLELSDKGKGFIELLQQLTVCDSVSDKDFEDRFKELSARAEDHQVFVIEDDRSGKIVATGSVFIERKFIRNCGKVGHIEDVVVDANARGMQLGKKMIDALTDYAHSLGCYKVILDCSVENKAFYEKCGYKQKEIQMVKYFI, from the coding sequence ATGGCAAACAGTGAAGAACACAATTTCCAAGTTAGGAAGCTAGAACTCTCAGACAAAGGCAAGGGATTCATAGAACTACTGCAACAGCTGACCGTTTGTGATTCTGTATCCGACAAGGACTTTGAAGATCGATTTAAGGAGCTTAGTGCCCGAGCAGAGGACCATCAGGTCTTTGTAATAGAAGATGATCGCTCCGGGAAGATTGTGGCAACTGGGAGTGTGTTCATTGAAAGGAAGTTTATAAGAAACTGTGGCAAAGTCGGGCACATTGAAGACGTTGTGGTTGATGCCAATGCGCGTGGGATGCAGTTAGGAAAGAAGATGATTGATGCCCTTACGGATTATGCTCACTCGTTGGGGTGTTATAAGGTGATTCTCGATTGCAGTGTTGAGAACAAGGCGTTCTATGAGAAATGTGGGTACAAGCAGAAGGAGATTCAGATGGTGAAGTACTTCATCTGA
- the LOC103433257 gene encoding cytochrome b-c1 complex subunit 9, mitochondrial-like: MDSAARRSGGGLFEGLYRVIMRRNSVYVTFVIAGAFLGERAVDYGVHKLWEYNNVGKRYEDISVLGTRQSEE, translated from the exons ATGGATTCAGCGGCTCGTAGGAGCGGCGGAGGCCTCTTCGAAGGTCTATACAGGGTCATCATGCGCCGTAACTCCGTCTACGTCACCTTCGTCATCGCTGGAGCCTTCCTCGGCGAGCGG GCTgtagattatggagttcataaGCTGTGGGAGTACAATAATGTTGGG AAACGATATGAAGATATTTCAGTTCTGGGGACAAGGCAATCTGAAGAATGA
- the LOC103427538 gene encoding uncharacterized protein At5g03900, chloroplastic-like isoform X1: MASIATCFTLPPKHHCPHRRIFKSSLLPNHPRTFRLHPTPIFPGFGAKFRESRVSVSAVKSGLDAATAAAIRPGGAVESDKLPSDVRKRAMEAVDACGGRVTIGDVAGRAGLKLNEAQNALQALAADTEGFLEVSDEGDVLYVFPKDYRAKLLGKSLRMRVEPVLEKAKAGVEYVARVSFGTALVASIVLVYTAIVVALSSGRSEDDNRGRRGGRSYDSGFSFYMNPFDLFWFWDPYYSRRRRVQTERVQTDDNKMNFVESIFSFVFGDGDPNQGIEEERWKLIGQYISSKGGVVAAEELSPYLDIESSRETLNDETYILPVLLRYEGQPVIDEEGNILYQFPSLQRTASSQRSGRKEYVGRRWADFVGGVNKFFQEKKWQFSNTTVSERAMVAGLGGLNLFGVIILGTILKDTRIAPAGFIKFVSSIFPLLQIYAGSFFAIPLLRWFVLLKTNADIEKRNKARQQCAQSLELPDISLRRKLLSARDMAQKTFIGQDRIVYSTDKDLVEQDYEAQEWDKRFREIEKSD; this comes from the exons ATGGCGTCGATAGCCACCTGCTTCACCCTTCCGCCGAAGCACCACTGTCCTCACCGTCGCATCTTCAAATCCTCACTCCTCCCCAACCATCCCAGAACCTTCCGTCTCCACCCGACGCCCATTTTCCCGGGATTTGGCGCCAAGTTTCGGGAATCTAGAGTTTCTGTGTCGGCGGTGAAGTCGGGTCTCGACGCCGCCACCGCCGCTGCAATCAGGCCCGGTGGCGCTGTGGAGAGCGATAAGTTGCCTTCCGATGTGAGGAAGCGAGCGATGGAAGCTGTGGACGCTTGTGGAGGGAGAGTGACGATTGGTGACGTGGCTGGCCGGGCTGGGCTCAAGCTTAACGAAGCTCAGAATGCTCTGCAAGCTCTCGCTGCTGACACTGAAGGATTCTTGGAG GTTTCGGATGAAGGTGATGTGCTCTATGTTTTCCCCAAGGATTATCGGGCGAAGCTTTTGGGAAAATCGCTTAGAATGAGAGTTGAGCCTGTGCTTGAGAAGGCAAAG GCTGGGGTTGAGTACGTAGCGAGGGTTTCATTTGGAACTGCCCTAGTTGCTTCCATTGTTCTTGTTTATACTGCAATTGTTGTTGCTCTGTCTTCTGGTAGAAG TGAAGATGACAATCGTGGAAGACGTGGAGGAAGGTCGTATGATTCAGGGTTCTCTTTTTACATGAATCCATTTGACCTCTTTTG GTTCTGGGATCCATATTACTCTAGGAGGCGGCGAGTACAAACAGAACGAGTACAAACAGATGATAACAAGATGAATTTCGTTGAATCT ATTTTCTCATTTGTATTTGGCGATGGTGATCCAAACCAAGGAATCGAAGAAGAGAGATGGAAGTTG ATCGGACAATACATATCCTCTAAAGGTGGGGTTGTTGCAGCTGAAGAGCTTTCTCCATATCTTGATATAGAATCTTCAAGGGAAACTCTg AATGATGAAACATACATCTTACCTGTTCTTTTACGGTATGAGGGTCAGCCTGTTATAGATGAAGAG GGAAATATTCTGTACCAGTTTCCATCTCTACAGCGCACAGCATCTTCTCAGAGGAGTGGAAGGAAGGAATATGTGGGGAGAAGATGGGCTGATTTTGTTGGAGGGGTTAACAAATTTTTCCAGGAGAAGAAATGGCAATTCAG TAACACTACCGTTTCTGAAAGAGCAATGGTCGCTGGACTTGGTGGACTTAATTTATTTGGGGTTATCATTCTTGGAACCATCTTAAA GGATACTAGAATTGCACCAGCTGGTTTTATTAAGTTCGTTTCTAGCATATTTCCACTACTTCAG ATTTATGCTGGTTCTTTCTTTGCAATTCCTTTGTTGCGGTGGTTCGTCCTGCTTAAGACAAACGCTGACatagaaaaaagaaataaagcaaGGCAGCAGTGTGCTCAATCCCTTGAATTGCCAGATATCTCACTTAGAAGAAAG CTCCTCAGTGCTCGGGACATGGCCCAAAAAACATTCATAGGGCAGGATAGAATTGTATATAGTACGGACAAGGATTTGGTTGAGCAAGACTATGAAGCCCAAGAATGGGATAAGAGATTTCGAGAAATAGAGAAGTCAGATTGA
- the LOC103433256 gene encoding large ribosomal subunit protein uL1-like: protein MSKLSSDGLREAISQIKTNSETKKRKFTETVELQIGLKNYDPQKDKRFSGSVRLPHIPRPKMRVCMLGDAQHVEEAEKMGLDYMDVESLKKLNKNKKLVKKLAKKYHAFLASEAVIKQIPRLLGPGLNKAGKFPTLVSHQESLEAKLNETKAMVKFQLKKVLCMGVAVGNLAMEEKQIFQNVQLSVNFLVSLLKKNWQNVRSLNLKSTMGKAIRIY from the exons ATGAG TAAGCTGTCAAGCGATGGGCTGAGGGAAGCCATTTCTCAGATTAAGACGAACTCTGAGACAAAGAAGAGGAAGTTCACTGAGACAGTGGAGCTTCAGATTGGTCTGAAGAACTATGACCCCCAAAAGGACAAGCGTTTCAGTGGTTCTGTCAGGCTTCCACACATTCCTCGCCCTAAGATGAGGGTTTGCATGCTTGGAGACGCCCAGCATGTTGAAGAG GCAGAGAAGATGGGTTTGGATTATATGGACGTGGAAAGCTTGAAAAAGctgaacaagaacaagaaactTGTGAAGAAGCTTGCCAAGAAATACCATGCCTTTTTAGCTTCTGAAGCTGTCATTAAGCAGATTCCTCGTCTTCTTGGCCCTGGTCTTAACAAGGCAG GTAAGTTTCCAACCTTGGTGAGTCACCAGGAATCTCTGGAGGCAAAACTTAACGAGACCAAAGCTATGGTGAAGTTCCAACTTAAGAAGGTTCTTTGCATGGGTGTTGCTGTCGGAAATCTCGCTATGGaggagaagcagattttccagAATGTACAACTCAGTGTCAATTTCTTGGTTTCATTGTTGAAGAAGAACTGGCAAAAT GTGAGGTCCTTGAACTTGAAGAGTACGATGGGGAAAGCTATCCGTATCTACTAA
- the LOC103433290 gene encoding NDR1/HIN1-like protein 10, translating to MPQLRRDDRYFYLAIVCSIIGIVVCFFAIFGSVYAVLWKSFYPHGPQITVTNASLTRLDSAAYAENTLDYNLALNFTIRNRNKGVRIDYRSIQVIGADKNYKSVAVSMAPFYQEGKSTTVMHALLQLQGKPREMAGVYSIDVMFFLRVRYDRVKLFRKIKGSPQIRCKLQVRLSSSNGTSAGGFNPTECKNVPGNQRYRIRAG from the coding sequence ATGCCTCAATTGAGGCGTGACGACCGCTATTTCTACCTTGCCATAGTCTGCAGTATCATCGGCATCGTCGTCTGCTTCTTCGCTATATTCGGCAGTGTCTACGCCGTACTCTGGAAGAGCTTCTATCCCCACGGCCCCCAAATCACCGTCACTAACGCCTCTCTAACCCGACTCGATTCCGCTGCCTACGCGGAAAACACTCTCGACTACAACCTTGCACTCAACTTCACCATCAGAAATCGCAACAAAGGGGTCCGCATAGACTACCGTAGCATCCAAGTCATTGGTGCTGACAAAAACTACAAGTCTGTTGCAGTGAGTATGGCTCCGTTTTACCAGGAGGGCAAGAGCACCACCGTTATGCATGCACTACTACAACTTCAAGGGAAGCCGAGGGAGATGGCTGGTGTTTACAGTATTGACGTAATGTTTTTTCTTCGGGTAAGGTATGATCGCGTCAAGTTATTCAGAAAAATCAAGGGCAGTCCGCAGATCCGTTGCAAGCTCCAGGTTCGGCTGAGTAGTTCTAATGGAACATCTGCGGGTGGTTTCAACCCTACCGAGTGCAAGAATGTTCCTGGAAACCAAAGATACCGTATCCGTGCTGGATGA